A region from the Salvia splendens isolate huo1 chromosome 15, SspV2, whole genome shotgun sequence genome encodes:
- the LOC121767737 gene encoding transcription factor CSA-like isoform X1, with amino-acid sequence MYHHRENAGGASLIDRLLRPMFSLGFSGNPMDDRPDQIILGFQSSDLNYHEEEEEEEEETSYKNTKRNEENPNSISKRRENGGTKFCARGHWKPSEDAKLKELVSAYGPQNWNLIAERLEGRSGKSCRLRWYNQLDPTINKKAFTDEEEDRLMEAHRMYGNKWALISRLFPGRTDNSLKNHWHVLMARRSRDKPKSYMKMKWACSKTPPLEDRTRTTTMQESVAYNYNSLATTPNYYGEHGLFDYQHFNHAGSSYSPGSTSQISFAAPVSSSTSAAYHYQDAHCYQESVETPTFIDFLGVGSI; translated from the exons ATGTACCACCACCGCGAAAATGCCGGTGGTGCCTCCCTCATAGATAGGCTGCTCCGCCCCATGTTTTCATTAGGGTTTTCCGGAAACCCTATGGATGATCGGCCGGACCAGATCATTCTAGGGTTTCAAAGTAGTGATCTCAACTACCacgaagaggaagaggaagaggaagaagaaacaTCCTATAAAAACACAAAGAGAAACGAGGAAAACCCTAATTCGATCTCCAAAAGGAGGGAGAATGGTGGCACCAAATTTTGTGCTAGAGGGCACTGGAAACCCTCAGAGGACGCGAAGCTCAAAGAGCTCGTCTCCGCCTACGGCCCCCAAAATTGGAACCTCATAGCAGAAAGACTCGAAGGAAGATCAG GAAAGAGCTGCAGATTGAGATGGTATAATCAACTAGACCCTACGATCAACAAGAAGGCATTCACAGATGAAGAGGAGGATAGACTAATGGAGGCTCACAGAATGTATGGCAACAAATGGGCTCTGATTTCCCGGCTTTTCCCAGGTCGAACGGACAATTCGTTGAAGAACCATTGGCATGTGCTGATGGCGAGGAGGAGCAGAGACAAACCCAAGTCCTACATGAAGATGAAATGGGCTTGCTCGAAGACTCCACCTCTCGAAGATCGCACAAGAACGACGACAATGCAAGAGTCTGTAGCTTATAACTACAACTCTCTTGCCACTACCCCGAATTACTATGGTGAACATGGCTTATTCGACTATCAACACTTCAACCATG CAGGAAGTTCATACTCACCGGGATCAACGTCGCAGATATCGTTTGCTGCTCCAGTATCGTCTTCTACTTCGGCTGCATATCACTACCAAGACGCTCACTGTTATCAGGAGAGTGTGGAAACGCCTACATTTATAGATTTTCTTGGAGTTGGATCTATATGA
- the LOC121767737 gene encoding transcription factor MYB56-like isoform X2, which translates to MYHHRENAGGASLIDRLLRPMFSLGFSGNPMDDRPDQIILGFQSSDLNYHEEEEEEEEETSYKNTKRNEENPNSISKRRENGGTKFCARGHWKPSEDAKLKELVSAYGPQNWNLIAERLEGRSGKSCRLRWYNQLDPTINKKAFTDEEEDRLMEAHRMYGNKWALISRLFPGRTDNSLKNHWHVLMARRSRDKPKSYMKMKWACSKTPPLEDRTRTTTMQESVAYNYNSLATTPNYYGEHGLFDYQHFNHGSSYSPGSTSQISFAAPVSSSTSAAYHYQDAHCYQESVETPTFIDFLGVGSI; encoded by the exons ATGTACCACCACCGCGAAAATGCCGGTGGTGCCTCCCTCATAGATAGGCTGCTCCGCCCCATGTTTTCATTAGGGTTTTCCGGAAACCCTATGGATGATCGGCCGGACCAGATCATTCTAGGGTTTCAAAGTAGTGATCTCAACTACCacgaagaggaagaggaagaggaagaagaaacaTCCTATAAAAACACAAAGAGAAACGAGGAAAACCCTAATTCGATCTCCAAAAGGAGGGAGAATGGTGGCACCAAATTTTGTGCTAGAGGGCACTGGAAACCCTCAGAGGACGCGAAGCTCAAAGAGCTCGTCTCCGCCTACGGCCCCCAAAATTGGAACCTCATAGCAGAAAGACTCGAAGGAAGATCAG GAAAGAGCTGCAGATTGAGATGGTATAATCAACTAGACCCTACGATCAACAAGAAGGCATTCACAGATGAAGAGGAGGATAGACTAATGGAGGCTCACAGAATGTATGGCAACAAATGGGCTCTGATTTCCCGGCTTTTCCCAGGTCGAACGGACAATTCGTTGAAGAACCATTGGCATGTGCTGATGGCGAGGAGGAGCAGAGACAAACCCAAGTCCTACATGAAGATGAAATGGGCTTGCTCGAAGACTCCACCTCTCGAAGATCGCACAAGAACGACGACAATGCAAGAGTCTGTAGCTTATAACTACAACTCTCTTGCCACTACCCCGAATTACTATGGTGAACATGGCTTATTCGACTATCAACACTTCAACCATG GAAGTTCATACTCACCGGGATCAACGTCGCAGATATCGTTTGCTGCTCCAGTATCGTCTTCTACTTCGGCTGCATATCACTACCAAGACGCTCACTGTTATCAGGAGAGTGTGGAAACGCCTACATTTATAGATTTTCTTGGAGTTGGATCTATATGA